One Magnolia sinica isolate HGM2019 chromosome 2, MsV1, whole genome shotgun sequence genomic window, GGAAGATATTGAGAAGAGAGTCAAGAgcacacaaaataaaaataaaaataatcatataatataTGAGAATCGTCCCACAATCATATCTTTCAGTAAAGGAAGTGAGAAAACTCATTAGAAATGGAAGCTAAGAGAATAAAACAAACAGAACAGAAGAGATGGAAAGATTTCCAATTCAGACAAATTTAAAGCACTTTCAAGAAGAAAAATAGCAGTTGCTTGAAAATAGAGAAAGAGTGTGCACAATGCAAAATGAGTACACAGCACATGATATGTACCATTAGATTATAATTCCAAGTTccaactaaaaattataaaaacataTGCTCATTGTGAAGATTTACAGAAAGGTTCTGTTCTGTTATCATTTATTACTCAAAAATTCTAGATTTCATAGTAATAGGTTGCATCTGTCCTGACCTGCTAGTTTGAttgaaattctgaattttctGCTTCTTTGTATTTAATGATTCATTGTgaattttgtttgaaattttatttCCTTAGTCTAttatatgatttttcaatttttctcacTACATCAGATCTTCACTTATACGAGAAGAAATCAATTTTCTGATGCATGGATtttaaaggattttagatgtggaATGGTGCTGCAGCTGGAGTTCTTTGCATTGCTCAAATGTTGTTAGCTTACCTTAGCTTTTTTTGAATACTTGCTCAAATGCTTTAATTTTCATGTTGCATACAGGTTCAAGTGGAATGCTCAGATGCATGATTCGGCCTTTTAACCTGCTTTTTTCCCACACCCTCCGTGAAGGTAACTCTGTCATGGATGCTCTAGCAAAGTTAGGTAGCGATAAACAGGCTGACTCCCTTTATCGCTCCAGAGCCGATCTCCTGAGACACATTAGAGGCTCCCTTGTGCTAGATTGCGCCGGTATGGGCTTTATCATGAGCTCCAGCGCAAGGCAGGGAGTGGGTTGGGAGCTTGGGGTGCTTCACAGCTAGGTTCAACCTCTCATCATACATGATTCCTTGTCTCCCTCTTCTCATCCTCGAGAAGCGCCCATTTTGTCTATtcaattttctcttcttctttttttttttcctttcttccttttcctgcTGCCCATCTTGGCTATACgataggtgaggcccgatgtaattgTGGAGCCCTCCTGAATGTCCAGTCTTTGTATATCTCTTTTTGCTAATTAACAAAGATACAGGGGAAAGCCcttttttcccaaaaaaagaaaaagaaaaagaaagaaagtggaaCGCTCAGATCTTGATACTTTGTCTGAgatagatggaccccacattcaatGCTTAAGAAAGGTATTGGTCTGTTCATTTCAAAACGTTTACATGAGACACAAAATACAGAAGTGATTTGTATATGTGGGTTCTAGTTGCATGCAGTGGGCAGTTGTATAAATACAGGTTGGTTATTCCTATTCGTCAGATTAATGGCCTTAAAACGGGCAGTTAAATAAAATGGCATTGGATCACATTCAGTGGGAAAATGTTAGGCAGCTAGGATTGtcctatcagtttgatttttttcaaccATCAGTTGCCATTTTGTCCCATGAGAGGGACAGTTTGCCCACTGTCGGAACCTTCCCAAGGTCTAACATGAAGTATATTTTGATCATATTATGCAGATAGTTGTATCTTTACGATTATGATGATGCAGTTCTTTCTGCTTTTGGGAtgattcttttctctctctttttttttcagaaaaatcttTTGCTTGAACTGAAAACAAGGTCTAAAAACGTGGGGTCATGAACAGATAAAGAAGATAAAGAAGCCCCtcgtttttttcttctctttttctttttcttttagcttTGCTTTTTCTAAAGATAAAGGTAGGAGCCATTTTGAAAATGGGGGGAAAAGAATGAAGAGCCGGCACTTACAGAAAATGTCCTACAATAAAATCATCATGTGGCATTCCATGGTGAAGCAAGATAATAGAAATGGACTATAACAGTATCTTGTGCGCTCGACAATATAGCTATAACCATAAGAATATTCAATTCTAGGCACATCTACTAATAGAataggatttcacatacacatggtTGGCTGTTGTAGCACACACCAACATAGTTATTTGGTGGTTCTGGAAAAGCTTTGTGGAACACACTACACACTATTGTGTAAGAGATCtattcactctgtccatccatttttctagatcattttagtgcatgatcccaaaaatgaagtagatccaactctcaGTTTGGATGTGGTATGACACTCCATGTgaaaaccgagaggagctgaaagcttttctgtatttgagacaacccgaaggggttgaatatatagagattacagtcatctatacaaggaaaataataaaatcagaatcctctacctatggaaacgaactgtacaaggtatgtgagcctgtttaacatcccccctcaaactaatgctggtcattgacaagtaatagtttgtcaactagaaatgagtgacgtgcagaagtgagggacttggtgagaatgtcgtcAATctaatcatgggatgcaacatgtggaagagaaatgagcccagacagAAATTTCTcgcgaataaagtgacagtcaacttcaatatgcttcgtccattcatgaaaaaccgggttagaggcaatttGAATGACACTTAgcttatcaacatggagtggggTAGGATTTTgcagaggaatgcccaagtcggaaagaagtccatgtaaccagacaagctcactacacgcagcgaaCATcacccgatactcggcttctgtgcttgatttggaaatagTTGCCTGCTTCTtatacttccaagagatgagagaaatgCCGAGAAAaatacagtagccagtggtagatcttcgtgtgagagcgcaactgGCCCAATCAAAATCCGAATAAGCAAGAAGGTCCAGAGTCGcctggaggagaagaacagtgatcgatctagagttccacatagataccgtaggatgcgcaacaccgcagtcatatgaagagtccgaggagtagAAACAAACTAACTGACGACTTgaacagcgtaggcaatatcagggcgagtcatagttaagtaaactagactcccaaccaaacgacggtataagtcgggctATGCAAGTAGATTATGATCATCAtggccatattgaacgttaagttctaagggagtctgaactgtcgtctgatccgtcaatgatgccaaggcgagaagatccttggtatatttacgctggctgactagGATCTCACGTTTAGAACGTgagatttcaagcccaagaaagtatgtgagatggccgaggtctttcatcttgaaggaggattacaaaacttcctttaaagccgagatgctaGTAGCATCACTACTAGTCAAAAGTAGGTCATCAATATAgacgagaacaatgacaattccgcgaGCAGTGGTgcacaaaaataaggatgggtcatgactactttgagtaaagccagcacctgtAACAACATCATGAAATCGTTGGAACCAtacccgaggtgcctgtttgaggccatacagggctttctttaggcgacatatcctattgtcagggattaaagagccaggaggatgtttcaaatatactgtttcttggaggtctccatgaagaaaagcatttttcacatccatctgagtaaGTGGCCAAGAGCAAACGGAAGATATCTTGAACGGACGACGCGGAGGGGCAGAGGGGCTGGACGACACAGGGGCagtcggatctgacaggtggtgccggttttggatcagtgaagctctgataccatgaaaaccgagaggagctgaaagcttttctgtatttgagacaacccaaaggggttgaatatatagagattacagtcatctatacaaggaaaataataaaatcagaatcctctacctatggaaacgaaccatacaaggtatactagctatacaaggtatgtgagcctgtctaacaCCATGACCATTCATTTGTAGCAAAAGGGATGGTAGTGCAAAATGGTCTTATCGTCCATTTCAAAGGCTCTTAATCAGATGGCTGTGATTATCTACTCATGGTAATTATGAGGTCATGTATGCAGCATAGGTGTCTAACAGAAATTTGAAACACATGCTGATGGTCCAAGCCCTTTGTCACACTGGCCTCATGATGAATGCATCTTCACTTATGATTAGGACCATCCATTCACATGAGATGCAGATCGAGTAGATGTCACACACAACATGATAGGCTGGTTTTGTACCCATTGCACACGACAGGTGCTATAGATAGCTATCTGGAAATAAAATCACTGAAGTTTCTTATACAAGCTCTTTTGCTTAATGGACCATGCATTCACAAAAGTTACCGGAAAACAAAATCGATGTTCCCAACTCAGCTAAAATTTGTAAGTAAATGCAGTCTTTAATACCCATGattttctaaggttttttttaaaatttttttgttatgGTGTGTTTCAGGGCTGTGCTTGCTAGGACATTGTATTATACTGGACGACTAGAACAAACTTCGTCGACATTTGTATACGTCATGTCCAACTTATTTCCATCAATGACCTTCTTGTTGGTTATCATTTTCAGGTATAACCCACTCATCTTAGCATTGTAAGTTAggatttgttttgattcatataaCGTATTGAATTTTTGCACTTTCCGAAAGATCATGTAGACTTTGTAACAAGTAGAGAAGCATTGGTTTCTGTTTTTGGGacatgggttttcaagtttggtggATGGATGGTCTTCATCCAAGCATTTATGCCCATTTCATGTTATGCAGGAAAAAGCGGAAAATGAAATACAGTGGTCACCATTgtgcaccattgaaatattcctaTAGCCATAGCATGGCATATACTGCCATCTAATCTATTTGTATTGTCACGTATGCCTATGTAAAGTGAAAACATGAATATCTAGTTGATACATATTGTCGTGGATCCACCGTTTTGtgagaatccacaccatccatctgattgGTTATTCCATTTTAGACATTGGTCCTAATAATCTGCCTGACCCAGattctcagtgggccacactataggaaatggtTGGAGAcaaaaacgtccaccattgaacacCACCCAGTACCATTGCATTCATTGCACTTGACTTTTCATAAGGTGATACAGGCCTGAACTAGTAACATTCCAAACAATAGGTGGTatactcgtgggacccaccctgttgTATGTGCACGATTcaaattgtccaaccatttttctaGACCCTTTTATGCCTTTGCCGGAGCAAAGCCGACGCTGGAGGAGATCCTTTGCCAGCGCGAACTAATACCGGGCGCATGTCCACGGCTTAAATTTTAGAAATGGACAATCGTATTTTTTGTTTGGGTGAGTGGATTGGTTGTTTGGATTTTGGTTTTTTGAATCTATGGCTAGTGTCTCCACAAGATTGATGACAAGTGAAATATCGTTATTCCTCAATTCATACCATTTAAAGTAttcatataattttaaattataaacCTATTAAGGGGTCGTGGATGGGGGTGTTGAATGGATTCTGGGGGTATTGAATGGATTCAGAATCCAGGGATCATTTGGTGGTGTGGATTAGGAAGCAATTGGAATCTATGTGGATTTTAAATACTCAATTTGCTGAGTTTTGAAATCTCTTATTTTTGTTGAAATTGTCATTCCTCTAATTTACTCATTTTTAAAGGTAGGAGAGTCACATGTGTATAACATAATTATCGTTAGTCTAATCATCCATTGCACACATGGCCCATTTATGATAtcctaaaaaaaatcatattatcagttgcatcactaaaattacattaATAGAATGATACGAGCAGTCCAAGTTAGCcacataaatcaatggttaaaaaatgttggtTGGTTCATCagttgtgatcctatgcttgtggcccattcgaggcTTTGAATTTCGTTATTTTTTGCCAAAGTACATATTTTAGTGGGCTtgttacaatcattgtgtcaaacattacataagtACATTacttagggatattaaagttgatttactaaTCAAAATCAATATCCCATTAATATACTACATAATTTCAATGCATTGTCATTTTTGGATTCCAGTGCAATTTGAATACAAGTTGCCAAACATAAGTGAAGGAttctgaatcaccttgattcaaaATCTAAGCATTagaaatacaagctcccaaatagCCCTAAAGATGTAATTAGTATCCAAGACTTCTAACTTGATATGCTTTAGTGATTAGATTTATAAGATTGTTAATTCAATGGACCCCAACTTGGAAGGGCTATGTCTAGCGACATTCAAAGAAAACTTCTCAAAggcaaaaggagaagaaaaaagacCATCCCTCTTCTTTCTCTATGTAAGAACTAgaatccacaagaaaagaaaacttctcaaagtgaaataaattgattaaaatGAGTTGCCCTTCTTACAAACAAATTGATGATGCTTATACTGGCCTTAAATTCCTAACTCAACTCCACTTCAAATGCTAGTAAAGTCACTAAAAGTAACAAAATCACCAAAATTGACTTGGAACACTTCTAGATAATTAGACTTGGGGTTAGTttgacaccatggatttgggaggaTTTCAAATTCCCTTATAGGTTTGGCATCATAAAGTAATTGTGGGTTTTAAATACAAGGAATTTCAAATCTTGTTAAAGAGGGGGTTTTAAATCCAAAGtagaagcttggattacatctaaaatcctttcaagagttgcatgtgtaacacgtGTGTCACTAGTCTATTAatatattgggcacatgacccattgATGATATCAAAACAATCATATTATCTACATCACtgtaattactttaataggataacctatgccatccaaacattatccatgtaaatcaatggttaaaaatcgttctttaaaaaaaaaaaaaaaaaaaactctactgATGAAAATTTCTAACCAGTTCAAATGTTTTTTAGATTATGGCCCACCTGCTGGGTGGACCAGATATATTTTTTGTGCAAGAATACTTACATATTTTAACCAACCTTCTGGATGGATTCTCTATTGCACATGTGTGACACTCTGGCAcatgtgcttagcaaagctcttattattattattatttttattaattgttttttttcccccttcggTTGGAGCAACGTCAATGCAGCTGGATGTTAGCAACAACACAACCCCACAGCTTTCAATAGAAAGATAtatggttaaaaaaaataaattaaatttttttaaaaaaaaaaagggggggagagTCTCTCTCTCTGCTGCCATTGCCCAACATCCCAATAATAGGACAGGATGGCAAAAAAAACCCATCCAAATCCCTCCAAGTTGCAGTACCAGACAACCCCTTCAAACTGCTTTATAGCCCCTATAattcaaattctctctctctctctctctctctctctctctctctctctgtatatactattcaagacccatgttctctctctcaatatatctatatctatatatatctctctctctatgtatgtACTGTTCAAGACCCATGTTTTTTTGGGGCGAGgttttttaccatccatttgAATTTTGCTCACATGGTTTTTCTTTGAAacatcaaaataagaagaaaaaaatgtttgtttttgaaatttttaattggtTTGAACTTTGAAATGGTAGTTTGATGGTGTTTTTATACCCAGACTGTTGGTGTGGGGTCATTGTCCGTTTGTCGGCATTGTCGGTATTCGAAATGATGATACAGAGAAGTAGACTCGATTTAATTAATCCAAATATAGTACAAATTCTCCTGGCCTAAGGTGAGTGTTGGTTGTATTGGGATCCAAGAGCAGTTGGAGGGTCTTATTTTTTTGAAAGCCGGCAAATTGGGATTGTTTTCGATTGGGGGATCATGAATCATATTCGTTTAGGAGCAGGTGGAACTGTTCTCTAGATGCCATGGGGCAGCATCTGGGTATTCATCGATTTCTTTTCTATTGATGTGGGAGGTTTTGTTGGGGTCCAATGAGGAAGAATGCGTGTGAATTTTGATTAGGACGACACGTGCACGAATGGGaattttgattgaattgatatgaAGTGAAGCTTGTTCAAATCAAGCTGTGCTCTTCAAACACTCAAGAAGCATTTGGTGGATCAGTTCACTGTCTTTACAAGAACTTTCCATATTGGTTTCGAGGGGAATTGGGTGGAACTGTCTTTAGGtatctcatttttttcaattGGTTGTCAGTTTGTTAGGATCTGCCAAGGAGGATTCTTGATGTGAATGTGGGTGATTTTTTGTATCGGCAATGTAGGTGTGTGGAGAATGTGATTGAATCAATCGATGATTGGCGAATGAGCGAAGCGTTGTTGAGATTGTGCTGCGATCTTTTTGCGGGAAAAGGCTGCGGGTATTGAACTACTCTTGCCAGAAATTGAAATATGTCGACATAATTCAagatttctcttcttttcttttatttcctcaTTCATAGTAGAGTATGATCATTGATGGATAACAGGACTTTGGATTTGGAGTAAGAAACTTGGAATTGGTTGCAATAtgttatattttaaaattctatAACAATAAGAAAGAGTGGAAATTGACTCTATATCGATCCTTCTTAGGACTATCCATATGGAGATACAATCAGAATCATGTAATTGAAACAGGTTCGACAAGGTGATGCTAATTCCAGATGCCCCATCTTCAACCGACACAAATGCTTGTGTGCAGGATCCGGGATGTTGGTTGGTGCCTGTGGTGAATGTTCATTAGCCCAAAAGTCCGGTTGGTCCGTTTATCAGGTGGGACACGTGTATCAAGAAATAGATTATTAGAAAAATGACATCAACGATCATGTTCAACGTGCATGTGTGATGAAAGTCTCAGATGCCACAGGCATCTGCAATGATTGCACATCTAGCACAGGAGTTTGACACTTGAAGATGGGCTTTCTTGAATCAGCATTCCTGTGTTCGATAATTCTGTAAACATGTTTCTATGGATCTTGGTTTCTTGAATTAGGACATGTCATTGGCATCTTCTAAgagcctgtttggtagacacctaaaaatgagtttttctcattttagataactgtaattatgtattagagatcatgattgttggttGTCAAAAAAAAATATGATTCCTAATGCATAATCacagttaactaaaatgagatgaaccaaTCTTTAGGTGTCTGCCAAACAGGCCATAATTCTTTTTTTGGTCTTCAGTTGGTGATTCTGTTGACATCAAGTAATGTCCTTTATATTTCAGCTTCGATGTTTAGGAATATATATTTCCAGGCTCCTGTTCTGCATCATTGAAGTGTGGCACGTACCAAATGACAACATCTCTTGCAGTGATACTTGGAGGCGCTGCAGGAGCTGTTGGATTGGTGGCACTACTTGTATTCCTATGGTTCTGCCTACTACATAAGAGGAGTGTTTCAAGAACTTCTGAGACAGGTTCTTCAGATCCATCTCTTCAAGGTACATAGCCTTACTTttgggatgtgtttggatgcactactgaATTCGATTGGGATAGCAGTTCAATTAACTGGAAATGGCCAAATTGCATTTACCTTCCGTAGTATTCATTTTGCAGTTAAATCCCTTCCaattccaacttgaaagtaacttCGGCAATTTGAATACTATTACTACAAAGGTACTTATAATTTGGTAATTTCCGCTAGattgaactaattattgcaattcaattattTAATGTATCCAAATGCCAACTTAAGAGTATGTGAGAGTCATGTGGATTTCAGTCTGAAGAAAGTAATCATGTGGTTTTCTTGATAATTTGCAGCAGGACAAGCCATTGAATTGTCTCTTCTGAGAGGTGGCCCTCACCCATCCGACTCGCGAGAGGCAAGGCATTTTATGTTGGACGAGTTAAACCTGGCTACAAAGAATTTCAGCGATATCAATCTGATCAGGCAAGGAAAATTTGGACAAGTGTACAAGGGTTTGCTTAATGATGGGATGATTGTGGCCATCAAAAAGCGGCCTGGTGCGCCTAATCAGGAACTTATCGAAGAGGTAATCGCATCTTTATCCACATGAGATTATGAAATAGAGCTCCTGTTAGTTATGGATGCACTGAATTGAGTCGGTAGAGCCTGTGTTTTAACACCCAGATCAGACCAGTTTGGACTGGAACCAACCACCCAAATGGGCCAGGTCAGTTGAAACATAGCTTACTAGGTGTGTAACTGTTTTCTTAATATAAAAAACACCGATCAAGGGCCGAACTCATAAcctccaccaaaaaaaaaaaagctttcaaTATGTATAACCAAGGAAATAAAAGACAAGCAAATTTAAATgctcaaaataacaaaaaataaaacaattttatATACTTCTAAAAGAGTTATTGTAAGAGGCCAAGTTCCCTATTTGTTTCGACCAGGGAAATTCCCTATTTGCAACAAGTTTGTACATATGAAGCCCATagttggtttatccaagccattgatctgatggcccatcATGGATAGACCATACCCGAAAAATCCCCTCAACTGGTCAACTCTAACCTTCCCACTGTTGGCATGCAAATATGTGGTTAAAAGGAATGCAGAAATAAGCCACATTCAGTGTAGGAAAGACCAAAGAttcgatggctaggatcttccaatttgggataTTAGGGGAAATGGTCCATCCAtatggggccatcagatcaattgCTTGGATCGACCAACATGGACCCCACATCTACAAACTAGATGCACAACAGAGAAGTTTTGAACAGGGAGCTCAGGCTCTTATTGTAGATCTAGTTCTGTAATTTCAAAGTAAAGCATATAATATAGACCGTGTTATAGCATACGAGTCTATGCATAACATATTTTGGACTGATTACGCAGTCTGTTTTATAGAAATCTCTGTTTTACAAGGTAGCATACAACCATATGCACATGTGTAATGAtatgcatcaatatctgcattttCTGGTTTTTCTTATCGTTTAAACGTTATATAATGcagttttaattttctattaggtACGCTACTTGTCATCCATCAGGCATCGAAATATTGTGATTCTTTTGGGATATTGCCAGGAAAACAACCAGCAAATGCTTGTTTATGAGTACATAGCTAATGGCAGTGTTTCCAGTCACTTATATGGTAATTGTGTTGTTACTTCCAATATGAACTTATAGGCAAGTTGGTCACATAGATctatggggttttttttttttctctaggtGCAGCTCAGATCTCCAATGAACTGCTAGAATTCAAGAATAGGCTTTCAGTAGCTCTGGGAGCTGCTAAAGGTGATCATTTGCAAAATCAGGGAGCATTGGTGGCTTTCCTGGTATTGGATTTCTCTTGGTAAAATAAAATACATGATGGTCTAGAGCTCTCCTAAGCCCATATATACCTCTCCACATGCACTTCTAAATGTGGATATCCAATGCATGCATTAGGTGGTGTCCGTGTATAGGACCTCGCCCAAATATCAGAcaatcaactcatcaggtgggccacacatgtatgaaacAATGGAAGGTTGTAAATAGAACTGCCAACTGCCCTCATTCAGCATACATATTGTGGCCCACTGGATGCATAATTCAGATGTCCACCAAATTTTGGCACATGTGGCCACACATAGGTCACAATTCTAAAGCTCAGTGATTTGATTCAGAACcaggctgagtcaactcaactcgacgaGCTTTCAAGTCAATTCACTAAGAACAAGCTGGTGAATGTGGCTTGGTCCTGAACCAACCCATTGGGTCTGATTGTGGACTCAGTCGACTCGACATGACTCATGGTGACTTAAGCTGAGTCACAAGCTTGGTCAACTGTCATTTTTTTCTTGTACGGTTGGAAATTTCTCCAGATAGacaatttccaactgtacgacccatttttGGCCCGTTTacctttttaagcccatttcTTTTTACCTCCCCAGAATACTCCCCAGGCGTACGGACgtcttgccaaaggtcgaaaatgctcctgcattttTTGCAAGTACGGTCGAAGCAGTTGAGGACGATAATACCCCGACCTGCAgccacggattataaccgtagctatagataaCATAATTTgtagccattaaaaaaaaaaaaaaaaacccgtatCGCGGCGGGCTCACCGAACTGGTGATCCCCTGCCAGTTGCTGGCCTATCCGGCCGGGCCACGCCGATCCGGCTGCcctctatagctacagattataatcGTAGCTATAAGTACCATAGGCTGGTGTGGCAGCCTCCCCCCActcctttttatatttttttcctttttttttcacacacactcaCCCCCACACacttgtccatttattttgatggcTGATTTTAAGGGAtgcttcaaaaaatgaagtagatacaaaccttaggtggaccacgccacaggaaacggttgtgattgaatacccacaatTAAAAACATCTTATGGGTCACTAGAATTTTTATTTGCAATTCATCCTGTCAATAAAGTCAgaaagaaattgagcggggcaaacatgaaattcagccgggcaaacatgaaatggaGCGGGGGAAACCGGAAATTGAgagggccaaactagaaattgaacagggcaaacatgaaataccCATGCTCTTCAAAACACATGCCTTTCTCACCCCATTTCAAAGAAAAACACTCGTAAGCACgtttttcttcctattttcctaACTAAAATCTTCGTTTATCATCTacatattatcattctacatttgccattttccaTATTAGCTAGGGTAACATGAAATCCTCCAAACTGGTTGCGGCTGCAATCTCTGATGCTAGGATCCCtctatttaatgtttgcccagctgaatttcatgctAA contains:
- the LOC131237865 gene encoding receptor-like protein kinase THESEUS 1 isoform X1; this translates as MFISPKVRLVRLSVILGGAAGAVGLVALLVFLWFCLLHKRSVSRTSETGSSDPSLQAGQAIELSLLRGGPHPSDSREARHFMLDELNLATKNFSDINLIRQGKFGQVYKGLLNDGMIVAIKKRPGAPNQELIEEVRYLSSIRHRNIVILLGYCQENNQQMLVYEYIANGSVSSHLYGAAQISNELLEFKNRLSVALGAAKGDHLQNQGALVAFLVLDFSW
- the LOC131237865 gene encoding receptor-like protein kinase THESEUS 1 isoform X2 encodes the protein MTTSLAVILGGAAGAVGLVALLVFLWFCLLHKRSVSRTSETGSSDPSLQAGQAIELSLLRGGPHPSDSREARHFMLDELNLATKNFSDINLIRQGKFGQVYKGLLNDGMIVAIKKRPGAPNQELIEEVRYLSSIRHRNIVILLGYCQENNQQMLVYEYIANGSVSSHLYGAAQISNELLEFKNRLSVALGAAKGDHLQNQGALVAFLVLDFSW